A genome region from Carassius carassius chromosome 23, fCarCar2.1, whole genome shotgun sequence includes the following:
- the mt2 gene encoding metallothionein-2: MDPCDCAKTGACNCGATCKCTNCQCKTCKKSCCPCCPSGCSKCASGCVCKGNSCGSSCCQ, translated from the exons ATGGATCCTTGCGATTGCGCCAAGA CTGGAGCTTGCAACTGTGGTGCCACCTGCAAGTGCACTAATTGCCAGTGTAAAACATGCAAGAAGA GCTGCTGTCCCTGCTGCCCGTCTGGATGCAGCAAGTGCGCCTCTGGATGCGTGTGTAAGGGCAATTCCTGCGGCTCCAGCTGCTGTCAGTGA